The Lycium ferocissimum isolate CSIRO_LF1 chromosome 8, AGI_CSIRO_Lferr_CH_V1, whole genome shotgun sequence DNA segment attttaattatttctcaGATTCTGTTAATTGTATCGAATCAAAATTAAAGACTGAGAATATGCAAAGTTGGCGCTAAGGGACTGACTTAAGAAATTACTTGAGTCAATTTTTTATGCTAGATATCGTTCGAGATCCTTCAACATTATTGGAGGGAGGGGGCAGCCTAATTATTTCCTGTTCTATTTATTCACATCTTGCTGCATGCAAAACTAAAATCGTTTTATAACATTAGCTCAAGTTAGATTAGACAAATATTGTAAAAGAAGATGACAGTATATTGAGACATCGATGCTACCTGTGAGGATATATGGAGATTAATGTGTTCCTTTAAGATATCAAGCTCAAACATATCCCTCGAACGTAGAACAGACTAGCCCATCTAGTTAAATTCTCTATTTCCCTCTTTTCGAATATTTCTTGAAACTCTGCTTTTCCAGGTTGGGTTGTAAATGATGCAATGGTGTCTTACGAACATTTGACACAGATTATGAATCAACGGAATAAAGTTGTTGACTGGAAAAGAAAATACAGTAACGCGTTCCCAATATTTTTCCATTATGTGAGTTATACCCGTATGAAGGAATACTTTGTTTAAATAAACTAGAAATAAAAGGTATTTCCAAACTGGGTAAGGATAACGGTCAAATCTCTGGAGAAAGCGAACAAACATAACGACATGAAACAGAAGAAACTGTATATTTGAGTCTCACAAAATAAAAACACGATTTCTACCGGagtttctcttcaatttctacaTTGGGCTAAACTTTGAGAAAAACAACACTACAAGAAGAAGCAGGCCTAGCCTATTATCACCATTCACCACTTGTATCGCATGCTTAAGCCACGCCCCCGCTGGTTGCTGTCCTTATTATCTGGAACAAAGCTGGAATGGGAGAAAAAGggattaattaaacaaataataGCACaacagaaaaacaaagaaatatgCATGTAGAAACCTAGGTGACATGAAAGAGTACATGAACACAAGGATATAAAAGAACAGTATTCTCTCGAAGATAAACAAAAAAGTTCTGTTAAAGAAAAAGGGCCAACCTACATACCCCGGAGAACCTAGGCAACGTGAAAGAATTGTATGTGTAAATGGATATGAAAGAACAATATACTCTCTAATATGAACAAAGAAGGTTTTCACAAGGAAAAAGGGCCAACCTAACTACTCCATTGCTAGCAGCTATCATACATTGTAAAATATTTAAACACAGACCTTGTTAAGATTCCAGACCTCTGATAAATGGTGGGATATAGATATCAAGATAAAGACACCTTAAATACTTGGAGTTCAATGCAATGCCTCAGATATGAAGTGGCAAACAAATGGGAGACAAGGTGATATGAAGATCTTACATGAGCCAATGACAACAAAGACGAAGAAACCAAGCAATATAGGGCCAACAGGATACTGGTTTCCTTTCTTTGCGGTAGTTTCAGGAACAGCTCCTCGCTTGGTGATGTTTTTCTCAAACCTCTCCACCTTCCTGTCAGCGAGACGTCTGGATGTAGTCTGGTCAAAGGCAACAATACAAAGGAATGATACACAAGAAAATCTTGTTCAAACTAACAATAAATaaatctttttgaaaagaaagaaaagataagtATAGCCAGCTTTTGACAAGCAACCGAGTCTCTAACCGGACAGGACAAGCATCAACCAATCTAGCATGCAGCTCTAGTATTCAACATTCAGAACATCCATATTATAAATATCCAACAATTGAGACCACCACCAGAGGGTAACAGAACTTGGCAATTGGCAACCTTCTCCAATAGAAAAGGGTTTGCCATACTGGATCCAAGGGTTGAGCTGACAAAATAGAAGGTTGGAGAAAAGCTGCTCCCTTTTCATCATTTGGTGGTAAAATTGGAAGTAGATTTGTTTATTGATGAAACCATGCTCATGTAATGGTCTAACTAACGGATTTTTGGGCATTCAGTGATCACATCACATGTTAAGCTACAACAGAGGCCTTATGTCCCAAAAGATTCTTCTAATGACACTGTCAAATAGAGTGGGGCTTTCAATTAACAGGGAGGTCAAAGTTATTTACCCCGTTTCAAATCCTATGGTATTGGATCTTATTATGTACCAACATAAcctatttaaagaaaaaatagaagtgCTGAACAAATTCAAGCTTAACGGGAACTCAAATCTTAGCAATTTTATATGCCCCTAATGCTGATTCAATTATTTAAACAACCCGGAAGCTAGCCTAAATCGCCATCCTTTTTCTGATAAATTAAAGGAATCCTAGCTAAAGCAGGGAATTTAAGTCTTGGAATTACCAAAAGCAGCTCCCACCTTTTGATAGAGCATGGAAGCAATGCAAAAGAATATCGATTCCATGCAAACAACTaaagatatattttactaaGTCTAACCACTAATTGTCTTTTACTCAAACCTATGGATGATGCCGCCGTTATCCAGTTACATTAGACAGTAAGAAAAGATCATATAAAAagttaacaacaacatacccaatgaaaTCCCCTGAGTGGATCCGGAAAAGAATGTCAAAACCACTTCTACTCTACGGCTGTTTCTGGCAGACCCTGTCATCTAAAAAGTTGACGCCTATAATTTCCTTTTCGATAGACCATTGgattttgtcccaaaaaaataaaataaaaaatcaatgaTTTATCTGTCATGGGCAAGCCCCAACTGCCAAGATATTGTTCCTTGGCTTTAACCTAAAAGGCAAAGTTAAATCAAGAAATTCACCCTTATATATGGCCCCCCCGAAATTCCGATGTGGAAGTTTTACAGCGAATCCCCTTTCTCGGGCGATCCACAGGTCGTTACATTTTCCTGAATCATTGGTTTAATTGCACATTTATATCTCCCTCACAATAAGTGATTTATGATAACTCCATCCATTAATCTCAAGGTAAACTATTTGCTACTTCTTTTAGTTGACATCAAAAACCAGAATTAATTCTTTAACAAAAACACGAAATAAATCATGTGAATCacaaaaattaatcaaaataatGAGCCAGGAACATCGACgttgatacaaaacataatttatttattttttttaaataaaagggGAAATTAATCTAAATAATGAGCCAGACACATCAACATTGAtacaaaacattttttttttgtttttaaaaagagcAATTAATCCGTGGCAACTACATATTAAGGGCTacaataagaaaagaaaagactaaaaattccaaatttattgAAATCAATAATCAGAACAATCACACAATTATTAATCCAAATAATAAGCCCGGAGCAACGACATTGacacacacaccaaaaaaaaaaaggttagaaCAGATTGGAGTTTTTTATTAccataattgaagaaaaatcCGGTGATCGCTGATAGATGAGAACACAAAAATTTGCagagagaattatttttttttcttccttttttctgccccaattttattttgttttatttattgattgaaatATTTATAATTGGTGAAAAATTCGAGGACAGGAGGCACATGAAAAACGCGTCACGCTCCTTCCATTAATTGGAGAAACCGCGTTGCTTTGCTTACTTGGCAGCATATTATTGGGTTAATTGGACACATCAGATTTATTTTACCTGGgcttatattaaaataaaaaataaataataatgttagCTTTGTGTACTTGATCCACTAAATAGGGGGCAATTCGCCCTTCTTTTGGGtcgtctttaaattttgccctcatttgtggtctttaattgttgccccttaaattgttggtatttaatttttgtccttcaaattgcaACCTTGAGCTTCGCGCAGAAATTATGAGGTTTTGCGTTGGAATCCTTGTTcaagtataaaatttaaaaaaaaacgtaaGGCTTTATTTTTCCAATCATAATCTGTATCATGTGGTACTAATATTTTTCCAATCATAATCTGTATTCCAGTCTTCTGTGCTGATATAGAAGAAAAGGATCTGTGAATTTATTACCACTTCCTCTCTTGTTTAAACATCTAATAGTTTTTAAGCCTTTTGATTCCAGAGGACTAATCTACAATGCTCTACCTACTATAACATTAAGGCAGCCTGAAACGTTTCTATTATGGAGCATGTGTATTATGTATCGGATAATTTGCTTCTGCCTTTCTTTTGATAACTCTTTCTGGATCCTGCATTTTACATATTGGAAATTTCGGATAGTATAGTGTTTTGCCCTGATGCGAGTGATTTTACATCTTGTTCTAgtgattttttctattttgattttttctcagattatgttgaattttatcgAATCAAAATTAAAAGACTGAGAATGTACAAAGTTGGCGCTAAGAGACTGACTTAAGAAATTACTTGAGTCAAATTCTTATTTTAGATACTGTTCGAGATCCTTCAACATTAATGGAGGGAGGGGGCAGCctaattatttccttttttatttattcacaTCTTGCTGCATGCAAAAAACTAAAATTGCTTTATAACATTAACTCAAATTAGACAAGTAtgatcttttccttttttttctttcagttACGTATATGTACCCTTTTACTCTCTAGCAGTCTAGCTTGAGATATATGCCATAATGTGTTCCTATACCATTGGAGGCAAAGAATGTGGTACAAATATTGTAAAAGAAGATGACAGGATATATGGAGATTAATGCGTTCCTTTAAAGATATAAGCTTAGATATATCCCTCGAACAAGGAACAGACTAAGCCCATAATCTAGTTAAATCTCTATTCCCCTCTTTTCTAATATTTCTTGAAACTCTGCTTCTCTAGGTTGGGCTGTAAATGATGGAATGGCGTCTTACGAACATTAGACACAGATTATGAATTAACGGAATGAAGTTGTtgctgtaaaaaaaaaaaaatttaaaaaaataccgTAATGTGCTCCGaatatttttccattttgtGAGTTATACCCGTCTGAAGGAATACTTTGTTTAAACTAGAAATAAAAGGTATTTCCAAACTGGGTAAGGATAACGGTCAAATCTCTGGAGAAAGCGAACAAACATAACCACATGAGACAGAAGAAACTGTATATTTGAGTCTCACAAATAAAAAACACGATTTCTACCGGagtttctcttcaatttctacaTTGGGCTGAACTTTGAGAAAAACAACACTACAAGAAGAAGCAGGCCTAGCCTATTATCACCATTCACCACTTATATTGCATGCTTAAGCCACGCCCCCGCTGGTTGCTGTCCTTATTATCTGGAACAAAGCTGGAATGGGAGAAAAAAGGATTAATTAAACAAACTATGCATGTGGAAACCTAGGTGACATGACAGAGTACATGAACACAGGGATATAAAAGAACAGTATTCTCTCCAAGATAAACAAAAAAGTGATGTTAAACAAAAAGGGCCAACCTACATACCCCGGAGAACCTAGGTAACGTGAAA contains these protein-coding regions:
- the LOC132067296 gene encoding uncharacterized protein LOC132067296 isoform X1 — its product is MTTSRRLADRKVERFEKNITKRGAVPETTAKKGNQYPVGPILLGFFVFVVIGSSLFQIIRTATSGGVA
- the LOC132067296 gene encoding uncharacterized protein LOC132067296 isoform X2 encodes the protein MTTSRRLADRKVERFEKNITKRGAVPETTAKKGNQYPVGPILLGFFVFVVIGSSLFQIIRTATSGGVA